From the genome of Halorussus caseinilyticus, one region includes:
- a CDS encoding ABC transporter ATP-binding protein, translated as MSEQVQQESVSVATGETLVEVNDLKTYYDEGGIVDSNPVKAVDGVNFEIKRGETLGLVGESGCGKTTLGRTLIQLEDATSGEVLFDGTDVTELSGQDLKNWRRNSQMVFQDPESSLNDRMTIGEIVREPLDVHDWKTPKERRERVRELLDVVGLQPEHYYRYPHQFSGGQRQRIGIARALALEPEFVVLDEPVSALDVSVQAQILNLLEDLQDEFGLTYLFIAHDLSVVRHICDRVAVMYLGNVMELGETEELFENPKNPYTHALLSAIPEPDPTANKDRITLRGTPPSPRDPPKGCPFTTRCPMKIRPDKYQDMDPDVWVAIEVFREVLRERARADKSLTEQAKEMLGMETRFSDIGEIRRELFGHLDLSREVEEYIDRAAKHVENNDEAQARAVLREEFGSICDSETPDNHVVSDSGRVSHCHRHKSEYTEPDEFVPYTER; from the coding sequence ATGAGCGAACAAGTCCAACAGGAGTCCGTCAGTGTGGCCACGGGCGAGACGCTCGTGGAGGTCAACGACCTCAAGACCTACTACGACGAGGGGGGAATCGTCGATTCGAACCCGGTCAAAGCAGTCGACGGCGTCAACTTCGAAATCAAGCGCGGCGAGACGCTGGGTCTCGTCGGCGAGTCCGGGTGCGGGAAGACGACGCTCGGCCGGACGCTCATCCAACTCGAAGACGCCACGTCCGGCGAAGTGCTGTTCGACGGGACCGACGTGACCGAACTCTCCGGGCAGGACCTGAAAAACTGGCGGCGCAACAGCCAGATGGTGTTTCAGGACCCCGAGTCCAGCCTCAACGACCGGATGACCATCGGCGAAATCGTCCGGGAACCGCTCGACGTTCACGACTGGAAGACCCCCAAAGAGCGCCGCGAGCGAGTCCGCGAACTCCTCGACGTGGTGGGACTTCAGCCCGAACACTACTACCGCTACCCCCACCAGTTCTCGGGCGGTCAGCGCCAGCGCATCGGCATCGCCCGCGCGCTGGCGCTCGAACCCGAGTTCGTCGTGCTGGACGAACCGGTGTCGGCGCTGGACGTGTCGGTGCAGGCCCAGATTCTCAACCTGCTGGAGGACTTACAGGACGAGTTCGGCCTGACCTACCTCTTCATCGCCCACGACCTCTCGGTGGTTCGGCACATCTGCGACCGCGTGGCCGTGATGTATCTGGGCAACGTGATGGAGTTAGGCGAGACCGAAGAGTTGTTCGAGAACCCGAAGAACCCCTACACGCACGCCCTGCTGTCGGCGATTCCGGAACCCGACCCGACGGCCAACAAGGACCGAATCACCCTGCGCGGGACGCCGCCGAGTCCGCGCGACCCGCCGAAGGGATGTCCGTTCACCACGCGATGTCCGATGAAGATTCGGCCCGACAAGTATCAGGACATGGACCCCGACGTATGGGTCGCCATCGAGGTGTTCCGCGAGGTGCTTCGGGAACGGGCGCGCGCCGACAAGTCGCTGACCGAGCAGGCGAAGGAGATGCTCGGGATGGAGACGCGATTCTCCGACATCGGCGAAATCCGGCGGGAACTGTTCGGCCACCTCGACCTCTCGCGCGAAGTCGAGGAGTACATCGACCGGGCGGCCAAGCACGTCGAGAACAACGACGAGGCCCAAGCCCGCGCGGTGCTACGCGAGGAGTTCGGGAGCATCTGTGATTCCGAGACTCCCGACAACCACGTCGTCAGCGATAGCGGACGGGTAAGCCACTGTCACCGCCACAAGTCCGAGTACACCGAACCGGACGAGTTCGTCCCGTACACCGAACGGTAG
- a CDS encoding DUF7555 family protein, with amino-acid sequence MSGSSGLSFRARQLLDAVIYGLAVAAVVFVLGVAVGLAVGGVFVTAKYVMFVVGLLLFGYATFQLRPDPPWDTEQTEDGKVRVTKNEPKGSVVGGRDETKFQAAVQRIPPLSHWSLPPNERLPVGGKMFVASLATLAWSFVMETVFGVGV; translated from the coding sequence ATGTCCGGTTCCTCCGGTCTCTCGTTTCGTGCGCGCCAACTCCTAGACGCCGTGATCTACGGGCTAGCGGTCGCCGCGGTGGTGTTCGTCCTCGGCGTAGCGGTCGGACTTGCAGTCGGCGGCGTCTTCGTGACCGCGAAGTACGTCATGTTCGTCGTGGGTCTCCTGCTGTTCGGGTACGCGACGTTTCAACTGCGTCCGGACCCACCGTGGGACACCGAACAGACCGAAGACGGCAAGGTCAGAGTGACCAAGAACGAACCGAAAGGGTCAGTCGTCGGCGGCCGGGACGAGACCAAGTTTCAGGCGGCCGTCCAGCGGATTCCGCCGCTTTCCCACTGGTCGCTTCCGCCGAACGAGCGCCTCCCCGTCGGGGGAAAGATGTTCGTCGCGAGTCTGGCGACGTTGGCGTGGTCGTTCGTGATGGAGACGGTGTTCGGCGTCGGCGTGTGA
- a CDS encoding formyltransferase family protein, whose translation MGFDYLEEWFVDALSEMVDSTAATLELVVLVDVPHKISPEELERSDPGIAERIGRFVQKRVVGDLKRWRPIDELALFDGVDVHTTEGVMDGLQVGLNDETLETIESSCDVCLHHSVGILTGDILSTTEHGVVGFHHGNLREYRGGPPGFWEFLHGRSETGVTVQKFTETLDGGEIVAERTIDITDFHSWERIREAQHSEAQDLLAEAISRIRDPEFDPVRLDDSELGTLYTRSDRTKSVKLRYLLKELTSSVRRALP comes from the coding sequence TTGGGGTTCGACTATCTCGAAGAGTGGTTCGTAGACGCGCTATCGGAGATGGTCGATTCGACGGCGGCGACGCTGGAACTCGTCGTTCTCGTGGACGTTCCGCACAAAATCTCGCCCGAGGAGCTAGAACGGAGCGACCCCGGAATCGCCGAGCGAATCGGCAGGTTCGTCCAGAAGCGAGTCGTCGGTGACCTCAAACGCTGGCGTCCCATCGACGAGTTAGCGCTGTTCGACGGCGTGGACGTACACACGACCGAAGGCGTGATGGACGGCCTGCAAGTCGGTCTGAACGACGAAACCCTCGAAACCATCGAATCGTCGTGCGACGTTTGCCTCCACCACAGCGTCGGCATACTCACCGGTGACATCCTCTCGACCACCGAACACGGCGTCGTTGGGTTCCACCACGGCAACCTCCGGGAGTACCGCGGCGGACCGCCCGGTTTCTGGGAGTTCCTCCACGGCCGCTCGGAGACCGGGGTGACGGTCCAGAAGTTCACCGAGACCTTAGACGGCGGGGAAATCGTCGCGGAGCGAACGATAGACATCACCGACTTTCACTCGTGGGAGCGGATACGGGAGGCCCAACACTCCGAGGCCCAAGACCTGCTCGCGGAAGCCATCTCGCGGATTCGGGACCCGGAGTTCGACCCGGTCCGACTCGACGACTCCGAACTCGGGACTCTGTACACTCGGTCGGACAGGACGAAGTCGGTGAAACTCAGATACCTGTTGAAAGAACTCACGTCGAGCGTGAGACGCGCGCTTCCCTGA
- a CDS encoding DUF7529 family protein, whose amino-acid sequence MPKTGDGDDEPDYAEQIAASSEVHKGAWQRTLEDMQAMEEELEAEGWDVVTIGAGHTAPTNPDVGETDRWGFVHVIPDNKAEPFEQAVETGKFPQYRVFRNEMEGRIFMLTQLLDPDSETVILIAGNFEMRHAPGLVKTALEEDEMYTHVQKLDKTHLGSFRHDDVEKFFPEPHKYAGYQVEFGDVLDEEAESE is encoded by the coding sequence ATGCCAAAGACTGGGGACGGGGACGACGAACCCGATTACGCCGAGCAGATTGCCGCGAGTTCGGAAGTCCACAAGGGCGCGTGGCAACGCACCTTAGAGGACATGCAGGCGATGGAAGAAGAACTCGAAGCGGAAGGCTGGGACGTAGTGACAATCGGGGCGGGCCACACCGCGCCGACGAACCCCGACGTGGGCGAGACCGACCGCTGGGGGTTCGTCCACGTCATCCCCGACAACAAGGCCGAACCGTTCGAGCAAGCGGTCGAGACCGGTAAGTTCCCCCAATACCGGGTGTTCCGCAACGAGATGGAGGGTCGCATCTTCATGCTGACCCAACTGCTAGACCCCGACTCGGAGACGGTCATCCTCATCGCGGGGAACTTCGAGATGCGCCACGCGCCCGGACTGGTCAAGACCGCACTGGAGGAAGACGAGATGTACACCCACGTCCAGAAACTCGACAAGACCCACCTCGGGTCGTTCCGCCACGACGACGTGGAGAAGTTCTTCCCCGAACCGCACAAGTACGCGGGCTATCAAGTGGAGTTCGGCGACGTGCTGGACGAAGAGGCGGAGTCGGAGTAA
- a CDS encoding CBS domain-containing protein, whose product MNVGEAMTPRSEVVTVELPGTRDDVLEYLQERSFSSVPVVKNSGGTEEFRGLISRDDLIENPDEDQLAMLMREVPTTTQDTTIEEVAALMVEEGARRVPVVDGELEGIVTVTDVVRAIADEDADGDSPVGDIASRDVNTTYVEVPLTVAERELYYANLPYAVVLDEEGDMDGVLTEVDIIEVARVVEGEADTGNSIADEDDDWKWESIKAVGKRYLPTRNVEIPAAPVREFMTDDVVTVSSEKTAKQAAQMMLRHDVEQIPLVNGDRLTGIVRDTNLLEAIR is encoded by the coding sequence ATGAACGTCGGCGAAGCCATGACGCCACGCTCGGAGGTCGTGACCGTAGAACTTCCGGGCACCCGCGACGACGTACTGGAGTATCTACAGGAGCGGTCGTTCTCGTCCGTTCCCGTGGTCAAGAACAGCGGCGGGACCGAGGAGTTCCGCGGACTCATCTCCCGAGACGACCTCATCGAGAACCCCGACGAGGACCAACTCGCCATGCTGATGCGCGAGGTTCCGACCACCACGCAGGACACCACCATCGAAGAAGTGGCGGCCCTGATGGTCGAAGAGGGCGCGCGCCGCGTGCCGGTCGTGGACGGCGAACTCGAAGGCATCGTCACCGTCACCGACGTAGTGCGGGCCATCGCCGACGAGGACGCCGACGGTGACTCGCCGGTCGGCGACATCGCTTCGCGCGACGTGAACACCACCTACGTCGAAGTGCCCCTGACCGTCGCCGAGCGCGAACTCTACTACGCCAACCTCCCCTACGCGGTCGTTCTCGACGAGGAAGGCGACATGGACGGCGTACTGACCGAGGTGGACATCATCGAAGTCGCCCGCGTGGTCGAAGGCGAGGCCGACACCGGCAACTCCATCGCCGACGAGGACGACGACTGGAAGTGGGAGTCCATCAAGGCCGTCGGGAAACGCTACCTGCCGACTCGGAACGTCGAGATTCCGGCCGCGCCGGTCCGCGAGTTCATGACCGACGACGTAGTGACCGTCTCCAGTGAGAAGACCGCCAAGCAAGCGGCCCAGATGATGCTCCGCCACGACGTAGAGCAGATTCCGCTGGTGAACGGCGACCGACTCACGGGCATCGTTCGGGACACCAACCTGCTGGAGGCGATTCGATGA
- the glyS gene encoding glycine--tRNA ligase: MSNADLVELAKRRGYFFQSAGAYGGVSGFYTYGPQGATLKQNVENSWRERFQIREGHREIDAPTVMPEPVFEASGHLDTFDDMLVECPECGESHRADHLIEDNTDIEEAESIPISEVEDLIAEHDLQCPSCGTELGGVPVEDFNLMFETNIGPGSSSPGYLRPETAQGIFVEFPQLAEYARNQLPFGITQIGKAYRNEISPRKSIVRVREFTQAELEHFIDPTEDEPELERVADVELKLYPADEQEKDDGEYVYKTVREAVEEGLVHEWVAYYLGVGKQWYESIGVDMDRFRFRQHLSGELAHYAADCWDAEAEVGGDWIEITGYAYRSDYDLSKHDEYSDDDFTVFKQYDEPKVVERATVDPDMSYLGPEFGGQAGEVADALETLAERDRTAFDGDEVTVEVDGEEHAIPTEKTGFGVEEVKETGEHVMPHVVEPSIGIDRVLYTVLDHAYEDDVIEGEERSYLALEPEVAPTFVGVFPLVNKEGMDDRAREIADDLRAEGLDVTYDDSGSIGRRYRRQDEVGTPFCVTVDDETADTVTLRERDSTEQVRVAIEDLPDLLTDLREGETTFADLDAPAAEQ; this comes from the coding sequence ATGAGCAACGCCGACCTCGTGGAACTCGCCAAGCGGCGGGGCTACTTCTTCCAGTCCGCGGGCGCGTACGGCGGCGTCTCGGGCTTCTACACCTACGGTCCGCAGGGCGCGACCCTCAAGCAGAACGTCGAGAACTCGTGGCGCGAGCGGTTCCAGATTCGGGAGGGCCACCGCGAAATCGACGCCCCGACCGTGATGCCCGAACCCGTCTTCGAGGCGTCGGGCCACCTCGACACCTTCGACGATATGCTCGTGGAGTGTCCCGAGTGCGGCGAGAGCCATCGGGCGGACCACCTCATCGAGGACAACACCGACATCGAGGAAGCCGAGAGCATCCCCATCTCGGAAGTCGAAGACCTCATCGCCGAACACGACTTACAGTGTCCGAGTTGCGGCACCGAACTCGGCGGCGTTCCGGTCGAGGACTTCAACCTGATGTTCGAGACCAACATCGGTCCGGGCAGTTCCTCGCCGGGGTATCTCCGACCGGAGACCGCACAGGGCATCTTCGTGGAGTTCCCGCAACTCGCCGAGTACGCCCGCAACCAGTTGCCCTTCGGCATCACCCAAATCGGCAAGGCCTACCGGAACGAGATTTCCCCGCGCAAGTCCATCGTCCGCGTCCGGGAATTCACGCAGGCCGAGTTGGAACACTTCATCGACCCGACCGAAGACGAACCCGAGTTGGAGCGAGTGGCGGACGTGGAACTCAAACTCTACCCCGCCGACGAACAGGAGAAAGACGACGGCGAGTACGTCTACAAGACCGTCCGAGAAGCCGTCGAAGAGGGGCTGGTCCACGAGTGGGTCGCCTACTATCTGGGCGTCGGCAAGCAGTGGTACGAGTCCATCGGTGTGGACATGGACCGCTTCCGGTTCCGCCAGCACCTCTCGGGCGAACTCGCCCACTACGCCGCGGACTGCTGGGACGCCGAGGCCGAGGTCGGCGGCGACTGGATAGAGATTACGGGCTACGCCTACCGGAGCGACTACGACCTGAGCAAACACGACGAGTACTCCGACGACGACTTCACCGTCTTCAAGCAGTACGACGAACCGAAGGTGGTCGAACGCGCCACCGTGGACCCGGACATGAGCTACCTCGGTCCGGAGTTCGGCGGACAGGCGGGCGAGGTGGCCGACGCCCTCGAAACGCTGGCCGAACGCGACCGGACCGCCTTCGACGGCGACGAGGTGACGGTCGAAGTTGACGGCGAGGAACACGCGATTCCCACCGAGAAGACCGGGTTCGGCGTCGAGGAGGTCAAGGAGACGGGCGAACACGTCATGCCCCACGTCGTGGAACCCTCCATCGGCATCGACCGAGTTCTCTACACGGTCCTCGACCACGCCTACGAGGACGACGTTATCGAGGGCGAGGAACGGAGCTATCTCGCACTCGAACCCGAAGTCGCGCCCACGTTCGTCGGCGTCTTCCCGCTGGTCAACAAGGAGGGCATGGACGACCGAGCGCGCGAAATCGCCGACGACCTGCGCGCGGAGGGTCTCGACGTGACCTACGACGACTCTGGTAGCATCGGCCGACGCTACCGCCGACAGGACGAGGTGGGCACGCCGTTCTGCGTCACGGTGGACGACGAGACTGCCGACACCGTGACCCTCCGGGAGCGCGACTCGACCGAACAGGTCCGAGTCGCCATCGAGGACCTGCCGGACCTGCTCACGGACCTCCGCGAGGGCGAGACCACCTTCGCGGACCTCGACGCGCCCGCCGCAGAACAGTAA
- a CDS encoding dolichol kinase gives MPSEVKRRMVHVSGTGYPALYLLGLVNYDQLRLLLVASSVAAIVLETIRLFVGLDWRIFEELTREYEQDNLAGYALYMFGMTAAALAFEPRIAIPAMLMLTIADPISGLAGSGELGVKATHTLLLTFGVCLLITSLSGLPLVAAVLGALAATLADGMKPIVAGYVIDDNLTIPVGSAVAMYLALRYLPTVSL, from the coding sequence CTGCCCAGCGAGGTCAAGCGCCGGATGGTCCACGTCTCCGGGACGGGGTATCCGGCGCTGTATCTGCTCGGCCTCGTGAACTACGACCAGTTACGACTCCTGCTCGTGGCGAGTTCGGTCGCCGCAATCGTGCTGGAGACGATTCGGTTGTTCGTGGGTCTCGACTGGCGCATCTTCGAGGAACTCACCCGCGAGTACGAGCAGGACAACCTCGCTGGCTACGCGCTGTACATGTTCGGCATGACCGCGGCGGCCCTCGCCTTCGAACCGCGGATAGCCATCCCCGCGATGCTGATGCTCACCATCGCCGACCCGATTAGCGGACTCGCGGGGTCGGGCGAGTTGGGCGTGAAGGCGACTCACACCCTCCTGCTCACGTTCGGGGTGTGTCTGCTCATCACCAGTCTGTCGGGGCTTCCGCTCGTCGCCGCCGTTCTCGGTGCGCTGGCCGCGACACTCGCCGACGGGATGAAGCCCATCGTCGCGGGCTACGTCATCGACGACAACCTCACGATTCCGGTCGGGTCTGCGGTGGCGATGTATCTGGCGTTGCGCTACCTGCCGACGGTTTCGCTTTAA
- a CDS encoding DEAD/DEAH box helicase, translating into MATTGDQQYVDHELLVPEFIERRMYQLQLAGSAKSRHTLVCLPTGLGKTTVSLLVTAERLSNVGGKSLLLAPTKPLVQQHADFYREALRIPDDDIVVFTGEVSPDERTELWQSATVVIATPQVVENDLVGSRIDLGPVSHVTFDECHRATGDYAYNYIAERYHQDAKKPLVTGMSASPGGDEEEILEVCENLGIDNVEVMTEEDSDVDEYTHDTDVEWERVELPDEVLEIRDALNEVVEDRLAKLKELGVTRKTSADLSETDIKKMRAELQQLIDNDQSEGFKGMSALAEIRKLRTAVTYVETQSVEALRRYFERQRNAARSSGASKASQRFVSEPKVKEAMRRAEEYDGLHPKYSRARMRIAETLGIENGERVIVFTESRDTAEALTDFLGQHFDAQRFVGQGDKDGSDGMTQNEQQDVLNRFKANEFEVLVSTSVAEEGLDVPEVDLVLFYEPVPTAIRSIQRKGRTGRQAKGRVAVLLAEDTRDEAYFWISKRRENEMEDELRKLKGVADEVEEELDDSQRQLGDFGPPGEADGDGSKTEVEPGLRKFDAGGEKTEAESEESAADDGGVVATAEPDGETVEIVADQRELDSTIARDLSTRDGIETRLETLSVGDYVLSDRVVVERKSVSDFLDTLTGGDRSMFEQVGDATRHYARPVLILEGGDLYEKRNVHPNAVRGALASLAVDFGASVLRTTDEDDTADLLEVVATREQERDGREVSVHGEKASKTLAEQQEYVVSSIADIGPVTARSLLEEFKTVEAVMTAREDDLLEAQGVGEVTAERIREVVGSEYDR; encoded by the coding sequence ATGGCGACGACCGGGGACCAGCAGTACGTGGACCACGAACTCCTCGTCCCGGAGTTCATCGAGCGCCGGATGTACCAGTTGCAACTCGCGGGGTCGGCGAAGAGCCGCCACACCTTGGTCTGCCTGCCGACCGGACTCGGCAAGACCACCGTGAGTCTGCTGGTCACGGCCGAGCGACTGTCGAACGTGGGCGGTAAGAGCCTGTTGCTCGCGCCCACGAAGCCCCTCGTCCAGCAACACGCCGACTTCTACCGGGAGGCCCTCCGAATTCCCGACGACGACATCGTGGTGTTCACCGGCGAGGTGTCGCCCGACGAGCGCACGGAACTCTGGCAGAGCGCGACAGTCGTCATCGCGACGCCGCAGGTCGTGGAGAACGACCTCGTGGGAAGCCGAATCGACCTCGGGCCCGTCTCGCACGTCACCTTCGACGAGTGCCACCGCGCGACGGGCGACTACGCCTACAACTACATCGCCGAGCGATACCACCAAGACGCCAAGAAACCCCTCGTCACGGGAATGAGCGCCTCGCCCGGTGGCGACGAGGAGGAGATTCTGGAGGTGTGCGAGAACCTCGGCATCGACAACGTGGAGGTGATGACCGAGGAGGACTCCGACGTAGACGAGTACACCCACGACACCGATGTCGAGTGGGAACGCGTCGAGTTGCCCGACGAGGTGCTAGAGATTCGGGACGCCCTCAACGAGGTGGTCGAGGACCGACTGGCGAAGTTGAAGGAACTCGGCGTCACCCGCAAGACCAGCGCCGACCTCTCGGAGACCGACATCAAGAAGATGCGCGCGGAACTCCAGCAACTCATCGACAACGACCAGTCCGAGGGGTTCAAGGGGATGTCGGCGCTCGCCGAGATTCGAAAGCTCCGGACAGCCGTCACCTACGTCGAGACCCAGAGCGTCGAAGCCCTCCGGCGGTACTTCGAACGCCAGCGCAACGCCGCCCGGTCGTCGGGCGCGTCGAAGGCCAGCCAGCGGTTCGTCTCCGAACCCAAAGTCAAGGAAGCGATGCGCAGAGCCGAGGAGTACGACGGACTCCACCCGAAGTACTCCCGTGCCCGGATGCGAATCGCCGAGACGCTCGGCATCGAGAACGGCGAGCGAGTCATCGTGTTCACCGAGTCGCGCGACACCGCCGAGGCCCTGACCGACTTTTTGGGCCAGCACTTCGACGCCCAGCGGTTCGTCGGACAGGGCGACAAGGACGGAAGCGACGGGATGACCCAGAACGAACAGCAGGACGTGCTGAACCGCTTCAAGGCCAACGAGTTCGAGGTACTGGTCTCGACTTCGGTCGCCGAGGAGGGTCTGGACGTGCCCGAGGTGGACCTCGTGCTGTTCTACGAACCGGTCCCCACGGCCATCCGGTCCATCCAGCGCAAGGGTCGGACCGGCCGACAGGCCAAGGGTCGGGTCGCGGTCCTGCTCGCCGAAGACACCCGCGACGAGGCCTACTTCTGGATTTCCAAGCGCCGCGAGAACGAGATGGAAGACGAGTTGCGGAAGCTGAAGGGAGTCGCCGACGAGGTGGAAGAGGAACTGGACGACTCTCAGCGACAGTTAGGCGACTTCGGTCCGCCCGGCGAGGCGGACGGAGACGGGTCGAAGACCGAAGTCGAACCCGGCCTTCGGAAGTTCGACGCGGGCGGCGAAAAGACCGAAGCAGAGAGCGAGGAATCGGCCGCTGACGACGGGGGCGTCGTCGCCACCGCCGAACCAGACGGCGAGACGGTCGAAATCGTGGCCGACCAGCGCGAACTCGACTCGACTATCGCGCGGGACCTCTCGACCCGCGACGGAATCGAGACCCGCCTCGAAACGCTCTCCGTCGGTGACTACGTGCTGAGCGACCGAGTGGTAGTCGAGCGCAAGTCGGTCTCGGACTTCCTCGACACCCTGACCGGCGGCGACCGGTCGATGTTCGAGCAGGTCGGTGACGCGACCCGACATTACGCCCGGCCCGTCCTGATTCTGGAGGGCGGGGACCTCTACGAGAAGCGAAACGTCCACCCCAACGCGGTTCGGGGTGCGCTGGCGTCGCTGGCGGTCGATTTCGGCGCGAGCGTTCTGAGGACGACCGACGAGGACGACACCGCCGACCTGTTGGAAGTCGTCGCCACCCGCGAACAGGAGCGAGACGGCCGAGAGGTGTCCGTTCACGGCGAGAAGGCGAGCAAGACGCTGGCCGAACAGCAGGAGTACGTCGTCTCGTCCATCGCCGACATCGGTCCCGTGACCGCCCGGTCGCTCTTGGAGGAGTTCAAGACGGTCGAAGCGGTGATGACGGCCCGAGAGGACGATTTGCTGGAGGCTCAAGGCGTCGGTGAAGTCACCGCCGAGCGAATCCGAGAAGTCGTCGGAAGCGAGTACGACCGGTAG
- a CDS encoding universal stress protein: MEILVPVDGSECSFRALDFAIEFARRFEGSLHVVHVTDTETDATDDILRRARERLEAAGIADEPEVSTDVNLEFRPGERVGKDVLELVEERGYDHVVMGHHGSGAISRAILGSAAHTVVEEEVVPVTIVP, encoded by the coding sequence ATGGAAATTCTCGTCCCCGTCGATGGCTCGGAGTGCAGTTTCCGCGCGCTGGACTTCGCTATCGAGTTCGCCCGGCGATTCGAGGGGTCGCTCCACGTCGTCCACGTCACCGACACCGAGACCGACGCGACCGACGACATCCTCCGGCGCGCCAGAGAACGCCTCGAAGCGGCCGGTATCGCCGACGAACCCGAAGTCTCGACCGACGTGAACCTCGAATTCCGACCGGGCGAGCGTGTCGGCAAGGACGTACTCGAACTCGTCGAGGAACGCGGCTACGACCACGTTGTCATGGGTCACCACGGGAGCGGCGCTATCAGTCGGGCTATCCTCGGAAGCGCGGCCCACACCGTGGTCGAAGAAGAAGTAGTGCCGGTGACTATCGTTCCGTAG
- a CDS encoding Sjogren's syndrome/scleroderma autoantigen 1 family protein: MSSDDSGFDKEAEREKLREKYERDEKDRENTRRMSELLLQGATMTGKHCNECGDPIFRYDGQEFCPTCQHGTDASAQEQAQADSDGQAPRDASAADSADSSAESADSVEQSADRSAEPADRATDDEPRVEIDGVRVADRHVDRSNVRRPPSEQSDQRASGNRHTSGDRRASADAGRAHEHDHAGRERAHAHAPANGRDPERAREPARTAGDDAANLATARESLVRKLTALAREAEGTDDVARSRDLLAATREAAEALAALDRANR; encoded by the coding sequence ATGAGTAGCGACGATTCGGGATTCGACAAGGAGGCCGAGCGCGAGAAACTTCGAGAGAAGTACGAGCGCGACGAGAAGGACCGCGAGAACACCCGCCGGATGAGCGAACTCCTACTTCAGGGCGCGACGATGACGGGCAAGCACTGCAACGAGTGTGGCGACCCCATCTTTCGATACGACGGACAGGAGTTCTGTCCGACCTGCCAGCACGGGACCGACGCGAGCGCGCAGGAACAGGCGCAGGCGGACTCCGACGGACAGGCCCCGCGGGACGCTTCCGCGGCCGATTCCGCGGACTCGTCCGCGGAATCGGCCGACTCGGTGGAGCAATCGGCCGACCGGTCCGCGGAACCGGCCGACCGAGCCACCGACGACGAACCCCGCGTCGAAATCGACGGGGTTCGAGTCGCCGACAGACACGTAGACCGGTCGAACGTGCGCCGACCCCCTTCCGAGCAGAGCGACCAGCGCGCGTCCGGGAATCGCCACACCTCCGGAGACCGGCGCGCGTCCGCCGACGCCGGACGCGCGCACGAACACGACCACGCCGGGCGCGAACGAGCGCACGCTCACGCGCCTGCGAACGGGCGTGACCCCGAACGCGCCCGCGAACCCGCGCGCACTGCGGGCGACGACGCGGCCAATCTCGCTACCGCCCGCGAGTCGCTGGTCCGAAAACTGACCGCCCTCGCGCGCGAGGCCGAGGGGACCGACGACGTGGCCCGCTCGCGCGACCTGCTGGCGGCCACCCGCGAGGCCGCGGAAGCCCTCGCCGCGCTCGACCGGGCGAACCGTTAA